The Punica granatum isolate Tunisia-2019 chromosome 4, ASM765513v2, whole genome shotgun sequence sequence tttgaatttacggtgtcaaaacgggtaaGGCGAGTGCaacctaaatcacgcggtaaatgaaataaaacggcaaaccctagacaaacagagtaccgaaaaggcatgcgggatataggcttgCATATAATAGAACCACCGAATCCGAAATTTTCGATTCCgcaagaccaatgccttagtaactaggtgtaccccgtCACCCTAggcccgggtaacttgcccaCCCTCGACCTCCTGGTCGTAagatggcaagtggcgactccttctcacaccTGTCCATCATGCGTCCCCACAGGAAGGTgaatactcccaagccgtgcgataGCGCACGCATGCGAGCctcgacgagacgaaattcgggttcGCGCAAGCTCATCAATGGCTTTTGCTCTAAAACCAAAACCTTCCACAACCTCCGTCCTTAGGTTCCTTTCCTATCGCCTTCCTATCATGAGCCCCTCTCCATCACCGACTACGTCATCTCCCTTCTCCGCACCTCCATCCCTATCTCCTCCACTTTCATCATCGATGCCTCTGAAGACATCGACTGATGCCTCACCTTCTATCAGACCCTCTAGCTCGCCGACTCCCTTGCTTTTCGCCTCCGGGCCCGCTTCTCCCTCTTCGAAGGTGACGCAGCCTTCATCCCCGTCTCTCCCTCCCTCAACATTCTCGTTATCTACCTCTCCCTCATCTCCTATAAACCCACTCAACTCCGACTCGAAGATTGCCGATTAGGTCCGCATTAGCAACCCCTCCATCGCCTTCACCACCTCCTGGATCGCCTCCAAGTTACCGCTTAAGCTCCAACTGGGTGTGATCCTCGTTGACTCGCCCGAATTCGACCCTCATTGGCTCACCAAAACTAGAAAGCAACGAGGGTTCACTACAGGGGCAGAGTGAAGAGAAGCTGAGCAAGAAATGAAAGCTCGCACAAGGagaggaagatgaagaggaagacgGAGGAGAGGAAATTCGTTTGAAGTGGGACTATGGGacgaaagagaagaagaaatagagagagagagagagagagagagagagagagagagagagagaaggtaGAAGGAGAGAaggcagaggaagaagaagaatttaaTTTGGGATTACATCAATTTGCCTAAGCGTTACATCAATTCAATCCCTGATCAAATTAACGGAACAGTAATGCCATTTGCCCCTTTTGCCACAAGGATCAAATTAATGTAACTGGAGATCGATCTGATGTTACACCAAACTCAGAGACTTGTGTTGCACCAGTGAGGGACTACATTGATGTAACACtggggactaaattgatgtaacgaaaactaaattgatgtaacgcagtgactaaattgatgtaacagagactaaattgatgtaacgatggactgaattgatgtaacgatggactgaattgatgtaacgaaagactaaattgatataacgagggactgaattgatgtaatgagggactaaattgatgcaaaagtgTAAAGTCaaggatgaaattgatgcaaaaaaaaTCAGGGACAAAATTAATACAATTTGTGAAAATCAGGGATGAAATTGTCTATTTactctaataataataatctattGCTACATAATTGTGGAACTTGGTGTCCCCGGCAATTATAAAGCTTTAAAAAGTCTGAAATGTCcctcaattttaattaaataaaaatatgataagGGACCTTGAGGACAAAATTATCCAttcgatatatttttttcttttttcacttACATGTGCCCCCCATTTCCCCTCTCTTCTCTCAATTCCATGACCCACGCAGCCGcgttctcttcttcttcttttttcttttatgtcacctctttcttttcttattcttattatCCCCTTTCccaattttttccttttatttttctcactCGCATACTTCAATTTCTCTCCAGATTGGTCCTTTGACGTATACATGGCACGTATAGATCACATCTTATGTCTAGTATCAATGGTTAATCTTGACAGAGACGGAGGCAGAAATTATGCTCGGGAGGACAATACCCCTCGTGACGACGGTTGAACCGACCCCTAATAAAGATTAGTTTCAATAataagcaaaaagaaaaaaaaattataattaaattaacaacatattttctaaattggtaaaaaaaaattaaaagagattATTTTACTCAAAAAAAGGATAATTTAATACTAAtacttcaaaattttaaattcaatatTAAGATAccaattttttccttaaaaattcAAGTACAAGTGGGGCGGAATGACCTAGTTGAATAGTAACATTTGGACAGTTATTGGAGTTCATGGGAATAAGGATGATATTAATGTGTACGTATTGTAGAACCTAATAGATGCATGAAGGGACCAAACCAATGTATAGAACAATATTGATAATAGAGGGACCAAATGATAAATTGAGGGATCTAAATGACATATGAGGATCCAATCGGTGCACAATTATGAATCCGACTCGATTGATACTCGTCCATCTAGGATGAAACTGTCTATAaaccccttttctttttgccatggCAAATGAAATCGTCCAGTGCCAATCACAATGTATAAAGAGGCTTTGTATAACATTTATCAGAAGTTCATACTTCATTTCTTGGATCTACAATCATATTCACATGGAAAATATATCTTCTCAGGAGCGCTAACTAGTGTTCACATATATACACGACCCAAAATTCCCGAATTGCAGTTTCATGGGGTATGTTTAGAGTTAAAACTATATACTGTCTCGAAACTAAGTAGCTAAACATCTCTCCACTACTTTACAAGCTTGACCTCAATCAATTCATCCTCTCCCAATTACCAGTGGTTCCCACTATCTACATGCAATCCTGGTTTTCAATCCTAGCTGTTCTTGCAAGGCCGCTTTCGAGGTCTCCTAATCGGAGGCATCGTCAGAGAATCGGTCTCGGTTTTAGCTGGTTCTTTTGTCTTCCTACAAGATCTGTTAGGACGCGAGGATGAGGACTTTTTAACAGCAGGATCTTCACCATGGGATGAAACCAAACTAAGCCACGATTTGCTTGACTTCTTATCCTTTGGATTGGGCGTGCGGCCCAAGTTGAAGGAAGGATGATTACTGCTGTTTCCGGCAGCAGAGGTGTCGGATCCACAATGTTTATGGACTGTTTGATCTTTGACATCCTGTGGCTGAATATGAACCTTCTCCACTGGAAGATTTGGGTCACCCTGGTAAAAGTATCAATGAGtcaggaaaaataaatgccggcaaatataaagaaataagACTTGATCCATCATGAACATGGGAGTGGTGTGCCTATACTATTCTTGAAAACTGTCTCCCAGTATAACTCGACTAAAGCAAAACATCCGATCATCGGTTTACCTTGGTCAACACAACCAAATGAAGCTTCCAATAATAAGTCACTGACAGATTCCACAAATTAAAGAGAAGTGTGCACGAAGACAACAGTGTTGGACATGATTCAACAGGCAGAGCTTTGAAGACTTTCCCACCAGATATTAGAATGTAATAATTTCTGATAGATTTGCTCCTCGAGAAACACCATTTTTTCCCCTGATAGACCCTACTTTCTTGCCCTGATAATCAGATCAACTTCAATAGTTGAAGACTCATCTCTATGATCAAACATCTTTGTGTTAACTTTCGATTATATAACACGGAGAATTCACTGAAACCCCCACGAATCACCTGAAATACGTTGACAACCCTATTTTCAGCAGGTCGTTAGTAGCCGTGTTTAAGTTAATGCACCAACCAATAGTCCTCTCATGAAACATCAACACCACATGCATTTAAAAGAGGACACTTACTCCCATTCAGAACTGCAAATGTGCCATATATTAGCCACGGGCCCACAGCGCTAATATAACACTTAAATCCCACTATGGTGCGCATGTCAAAACTAAAATATCACTAGTAAATTGCGGCGACACTCCTGGTAGTTATATTTAAAGATTTACGATACGCCAGTTTTAAAATAGGATAATGACAACACCTTTTTCAAGTCCAATAGTACCCTTTTAACTTTGCAAAAGACAGAATACACCCCAACTGGGGTGGTGTTAGTATGATTTAAAATCTTACAGAGGTGTCAGTATAATTGGAATAAGGGGTGCCATTGTCCAATTGTAAAACGGGGGTATGGACGTTTCTTAATGATACTACAAGGATCGTTTGTATTGCCGAAAAATTGATTCGTTCATGCAATATGATGCTGTGACCAAAATCTCCTATCTAGCAGGGGTTGCAATTATATAGTAAACTACAGCAAATATGAGTTGAAATCAAGTTGTAATTGTCCTCTCTAAAAAACTATGGTTTCTGATGTGCTATGGGAAAACTTAATGTGTTATGTCAGTGAAATTTACCCCTACATTATATAGGTATACAAAGAGATAAGAATGTGCATGCACCTTATTACTGGCTTCAGAAACAAGCTCTGTGCCCGACATATCCTCTTCTTCAGAATCGGCCATCTCTTCGCACTCGAACTCAACCTGCTCCTCAAATTCTTCTTCAGAGTCACTCAACTCTTCCTGTTCCATGACAATCTCAGGATGAGATTGATCATCTACAGCGTCCTCATAGCTCTGATCAAAGTCATTAAGCAGTTCTTGAGATCCTCTTTCGATCAAAGCCCCAGCTGAAGGCAGATTCTCAAGAGGTTGGCATGAAGGATCGCTATTTTCATCGGCAACAAATGTAACTCCTAAGTTTTCTTTATCCCTACTTTCTAAATCCTTATTTTTTCTTGATGTAGAACTCAGGTGGATCTCCAAATCGAGCTCATTAGCTTTATCAAGAGGACTTTGGGGACAGGCACCAGAGGCTAATTGGCCACGGTTGTTATCACAACGAACAGATGATTGCAAGTTCCTCTCCCCATCATCAGTTCTCTGAAGGAGTGGATGAAATTCAATCCCAGATAATGTAGAATTGACATCCTGAGTAACAGATCTTGTGAGACTATTAGGACCGTGAATCATCGGATTAGGGCTCCGGAAAAGGCTAAGGTTTAACTGAGGCTGCTTTCCTGGAAAGAAACTGAAGGAACCTGAAGGACTGGTAGTGTAATTTGATGGGTAATAAGGCAGACGCCCATCAACGGGGACTTGGAACAGTAGAGGATGCATCTGAAGTTCCGTACTGTTGAATCTCTCCTCGCCAACACCAGCACTTCTCTCCATGACAACTCTTGAGTCTTCTTGATGTAAATCTGGAACATAAGCAGCTCTGGTTTCACAAATGGGTCCTACCTTGACAACATGTTGATGTGTTCTGTATGCTGACTGAGAAAGAACACGAACATTTCGAGGAAGATTGACTGGGGGCAAATTTGGTGCTAATTTCACTAAACGTTCGGTCTCTATCCTTGGATTTGTTTGATCAGGTTGATTCATTGAGAACAGAGATGCAGGAAAAGGATGCTGTAGATGATTGGACTGAGTAATATACTGAGGGATGTTTCCTACATGGTACTGTCCCTCCACAGCCATCTGATTGTTGAGCGGCTCTGTGATTTGAGTTCTTTGAGGCTGATTGGGCATAGGACCTGATATGCCTGGTCTCCAGTCAGCTAAAAACGCCTCGTGGACATAAGCTTCTTCTGGGTCATCAACGCAATCATCTCCACTGCTGTTGTCGCCACCACCACCAGCTTCAGCCCGAAAATCCTGCAGTAATCAGAAAACGCACaaaaaagtttatattttcttctaaTAGAAGGCAATGCAGAACAAACACAGAGCTGAGAACTACAGAAAGAAATTAGCATATAAGTGGGAGTTTTATTGAATCCATTTATCCTGTGTAATCACTAAAAGAGAGAATTTAATCAAGTTCAATTGAATTCTACTACTATTTAGTGTTTGGAATCTCAACAACTTAAATAATTCGACTTACAATCATGAAAATGATATTGATAATGAAATTAAGCCAAAAACAATGTAATTAgcttaaaattcaatataatgGAACCAACGATTCAtcaaataatgaaattaaaagataaattgtTAACCACCTTTACTTATCTTCCAGACCAtgtcatttaattcaattaagTTGAATTTGGAAACAAATTCCCATTTATCAAGATTAATTTCAAGTTACAATCTGACCATCACCAAACCAAGCTCCCTTTTAGCCTGGAGGCACAGAAAAGGAATCAGCATGGAATCTTAGTTAGCTGGCAAGATTGTATGTTGGCAATTATTTGCAACAAAAATTTCTCAAGGTTTTGCTAAGGATATCCTCCCTCAGTATCTGACTGGTTCACCAATCAGATAAGGAAAAggggaggagaggagagaaggTTCATTGATTAGCAGAAGATGGACTTGACTGAAAATTTCCAAGCCTATCTGGGCAAGCTCCTCATCCAGTTGATGCGCCCCATtgatatatgcattttttttcataaaagaGAACAATTCAAATAGACACAGCAATTGAGACTGAATAGGCATGATCATCGCCTTTCATGTCATGATGAGTCATTCCTCTACAAACATACTGCAATCTTTTCTCCAtgcataataaaaaaaaatgatataaacaCAATAAGACAGCAGACAATCAAGCCAGGTGGACAGGTAAAGCTGTAGATTTCTTCAAATGAGATTGTTTAGCTTTCTTCTAATCAGCTGGTCATACTGGTACAAGTAGGAAACAGAAAACGAGATATGCAAGTGAACCAATTCAAAGGGGCCAGTTCATGCTGGCTCTCTGAATAATACGGCCAGGTCTTGCCTTGAACATCCTTTAAAATGTTTGTACATTCAATGCTGTAAATGATTCtcatattaatttcattaaatcaaATTGGACCAATTacttatcaaaagaaaaaagaccaACTGAATCTGATCAAACCATGAGCTCAGTAGCTCAGCATAATGTCCGACTGTCCTAAAACCTATGCTCCTGTCTTGCTCCAAATTAGCCATTTTTGTGCAGTTGTGCTACAGCTATAACTTATGAGAACTTTTGAGAGGAAATCATTAAAAGCAGTAAAACAGGGTACTGCATGTAACAATTTTTGGATCCAAAGCATAATAATACCTCCTTCTCTGATCCATGCGGCCAACTCCCCAGATCTGCAGCTTTTCGCCTTCTTCGTTCTGCTTCATACATGCgtctcttctcttttctcaATGCATTCTGCTTGTACGACTTCTGGGTTCCCAAAGCAGTGCGCCACTGACGAGGTAACAAAGATGGGTCTCTATGCGGAACTATAAACCTCCATACAGACATCCAGTCAAGTTTGTAAAATTTGAGTCCCTGGAGACATCAGTTGGATCATATAAAGGAACACAAAAGTCAAAAAAACAATAAGCGTCTAGGAGGTCAACCTAAAGGTGAACTTATGAAAATTTCATAAGATAAAGCTTTATTGCATTAGAGTAAGAGTAATCTTCCTAGCAAATGCAAAATTTTCCCAACACACTATCACTAAAACATTTGCCATCCGGAAAATCAAATATACTGATAATACACATTTACTGAGAAAATTTACCCATCCTTCGCAAGTAAGCATCTTTAACTGGCCAACCAAAATTCTACCCTACtggtgaaaaaataatatgttttcTTAGTGAAACATACCTCCTGTATATATTTCATCTCTTCTGTAGTCAATGGAGATGTTTTCATCCTCCGAACTGCCTGCATAAAGTGCCATGGAATTATATCAACATGTAATCTTATTAATAAATGCACAAGGGATACTTATTCAACAGACACTGCTCAGACTAATGCAGTGATTGCATCTTCCATCAGAAGCCAAGGGAAAAAATGTAtacctttttattatttgccaACTTTTAGATGTCCAACCTTACCGTCAAAAATATCTGTTGTGTACTTTGAAAATTGTCTGTTCTCCATTTTGACATTCAAAATCAACCATTgacaaattaaaatgaaagatTGTTTAGCTCATCTAATAGTGTCAAAACGTTATCTTAAAGATTTCTAGCCAGTACTGCCGGATGGAATTTGTGAGTGATTGCAGTGACATAGAAGACAGCTAAAAATCAATTTGGACTTGTGTAGATAAAATCATCGGCATTATTTATACGACCCAATGGATTTTGTGGATGTTTTTACATATCATAAAATTTCCCTCATACCTTAATTGGATTCTCTGGAGCTTTAGATGAGCACCGATTTTTCTGTCTAACGAAAATCTGCAACAAAATTTTCACGAAGCAAATGAGAAAGATATTAAATGCCAAGTAAATCACTATAAGGATATCAAAACGTTGCACAATGCATAAAGAGTCAAACATAAGGATCACCTGATGCTTAGATTTGCAAGGAAGAAAGCGTTCCTGGATAGCCTTCCAATCTGTGTTATATTCCATCATTCCCAGAGCCAGTAATCTGTGGTATGCGACAAATGAAaacttcttatttttattctctACTGATTCGAGGAAGGAAAAATTGGATAATGGGAGAACTCAACATCCTATAAATGAACAGGGTGACAATGGTCTGGAGGAGACTTTCCCTTGGATTGGATTTTCTCATTCGAAGGCGACACCTTTTATTAGGTGTAGCTTCCTTCTCATgaaggaaaaatattatagGAGAAGAAATCCTCCTTTCAAGACACACTACTAGTCATGATATGAGAAAAGGAAATACAAGGCAAAACAATATCGAAAGGTACAATCTCCATGATTTTCCTTTTACCCCACTTTTTGTCCATCAAGAAGTGATTTGTGCCATAAATCAGAAGTCAGATTTTATATTGCAAATATAACTTTTACGTTTCACAGGGTCCATCTGGGGAGAGAAATGGCATGAAATTAACCTTAATTCTTCAATAAACTGTCATGGCACTACATTTTTTGCAACCAAGATTCTGTTCAAAGTGTATCAGCCATGATTCCTTCTTGTTCATTATTCATTATCCAGGAGACTGAAACAAAATGTAATGCACCTTCCAGGATGTCCCAGGAGTAGAAATAGCAATTAATGAAGAAACATAATGGCAATATAGCAAGTTCAAATGAACAAGCCAGAAGCATATGACTTACTCATCCTCAGCATCAGTAAATAGCACCCGATTTGTGACAGAAGCCGGGGGCGGTTTATGAGGAAATAATGCTTGATTAAAAAGTGGGAAGAACTTCTGGGCTAACTTAGCAACTTCCTTTGGAACCAAAGCAACTGATTGCTTCTTTGTAGTTTCGACCAGTGCTGCTGCCAATGACTTCTTATATGGTTGACTGGAGGAAGACGGCCCTTTATTGACGTCTGCAGGGAGCTCTCCTCTCACGCCATCCCCATTAACTTGAGCAGCAGATAAAAAATTTGGAAGCAAGAATAAAGGCTCCCTCTCAGCACGAATATCATAGCTGGATTCGACACGTCGCCGCCGATGTTCCCGAACAGCTGCAAGAGTATGTCGCAGATCAAACATGTAATTGAGTATTAAGTCATTAATGTCTGGTTGCCACTACTCAAGGAGGTCAAAATGTGCTGAAAGATAACACCTAATGAATAAGTGTTAAAAACTCATGAGTTGTCAATGCTTTTAGCGAATTATTGCAGATAGTgttgaaatgaaaaattttcttatattagtGTTTGGCTGTAACATAGGAAAACTCATCTGAATTCATGTCAAGTTGACTAAATCAAGGTTTCTGGAAAACTCCCAATTCATTCCTGAAACTCACAGTGACAGTACAAGCCAAAATTTTGTATATAGTTGCCTAATTTAAGACTTGAATGAGTAGCATGGATACAAGAAGAATTATGAACCCCCACCCCGCCCCCAAAGAAAGTCTCTTTGTGAATTTGGCTTGACTATACTTTGCTTTTCACCAgcaaaaagagaaattattgTGTACCAAAAGAAAGTTGATTTCTAAAGGACCAAGCAAAATATGagtgaaaaggaaaacaaattttacatgaaaaggaaaaaaatagatcttataattattataatgtgTAAAAAGACAGAAAGATTATCTGATGAATTAGAACAAGTACTGGAGGAACGGCATTGCTAGTaagtgaaatatatatatattatttaggtCAAAAGTGGAAAGTGAACACAGCAACTTGATTGCCTAAGATAGCATGCGATGAActtgatttcaaaatttgtgaATGCCCCAAAATGATGTCTGGACTGCTGGCTCTGTAAAAGAGGGTACTTAAAATACTCTTTTGTTATGTTGACTTTAGAAAATCAGTGGTTCAAAGAGATTATGAGCATACTAAACACATTAACAACCTCCATTAAGAAGACCAAACTTCTAAACTCAAAACACTTCATTTCAGGATGAAAAAGCAATTAACTttcttcctttatttttcaaagCTAAATTTTAAACTCTCAAAGAAAGTGAATAATGTAAGAGCACCTACCGATGGACATATCATCCATAAAGTTCTTAACTAAATTGAGTGGCGCCACATCCAAAATGGATAATACTGGACCATCTATTATAGGTACCGAGAGGAGACCTTGAAACATTTGAGAAGAACCCGCCCGACTAGCACAAATATTTTCAGGATGTTGATTAGAAGGGCAAACATCTCCAGTTGCTTCCATACGATCTGAAGCAGAGTTCACTCCTTCTGCATTATTCATGGCAAAGGGTTCCATAACAAATTGTTCCTGGTGTAATCTGCGAGATCCATCTGATACTGATGACATAAGGTATGGAGCTCGAAAAAGATCGGCAGGGTATGGTACATTCCTCCGTGCTAAAACCTGATCACGTTTGTCAACGATCTCAAGGATCAATTCCTGAACCTGGGAGGCAATTTGTTGCTTAGAAGGGTCAAGAATACAAAGAGAATATATCTGAATTAGAAGCTGCACATGTTCATGAATCAGGCAATATAACTGCCCGATTTGGTAAGGAGTGAATCCACTAATGTAGCCACTATCTGCTGCAAACACTGAACAGCCTGGAGTAACATCAGCGGTTAACGATCTTCCATTAGCTGCTGGCGTAGATGTATTTTGTCCAACTGGTAATAAAGGTAAAAGGGGACGTAAAGGTCTTTTTGCCTGCTCCAGTAACTTATTTTTGTTCCCTGAAGAGATGCTTCGGCGTCTGTTCTGCCTTGTCTCAGGCCTCCTTCGAGATCTATCATTGGGCAAATTTTGGGTTTTATCTGTTTGTCTATCGTCAATATCACTATCAAGTGCTTCTTCCAATTCAATCTCAAAGTCTGCATCGTTATCTTCGTCTTCATCATCAATATTCCCATTTTCTGGGGTTGCTGGTCCATCATCATCTCCACCCAGTAAAACAGCCGCGAGAAATTTTTTGTACTCCTCTTCATCATCAAAATTTTGCAGATCTTCATCGTCATCAGTTTCCTGCAGAAAACTCTCAAGCTCATCGAGAGTGAAACTCACAAGAGAATAACGGGCTCTAGTACGCTTGCAAATggcatcctcatcatcatctgaAAGCACTCCGTACTTCTCACCATGTGCTGCCtcattttcaaaaataccATCAAAATCACCTCCCTTTGTTGCATGATCTTCTTCCTGGAAAATTGCATTTTCAGTTTGACATGAAGCCTCTGGCACTCTCTGTTGTAGTTCTTCTTCACATGGTTCTTCTTGAGAAACTGTGGTACAAAGCGGAAGTTCCTCCCCTGTATGCTTAGAATCTGCAAGAGTACAGCTCTGAAGTTCATCCGTCAAGTGAGATGAATTTGCTACTCCTGTATGGAAAGGCTTCATCACATTACAATCAGCATCCTCTGGCCCTTCAACTTCTGAGCTCAAACTTGACGAAGTTTCATTCGAAAGAGTTTCCTTTAGGAAAGGATTAAAATCAatatcctcatcctcatcttcatcttcctcatgCCTTATTGGACTCCCATGGGCTTGACGAGTGCTTTCTGCAGCTGAGATCATGTTCTCCTTACTAATATGCTCACTCTTTGAAGATTGTCCATTAAAACATGAAgccatttgatttttcttaagTAAAAGCTGATGCTCAATGATAGGAGATGAAGTTGAGGTTCTCAGTAAATCACAACCATAGACATATACATTGCATCAGTTCCTAATAGGACTCAATCCCGAGTTCCAGACCATCCGTTCGCAAATTTTGAGCATGGAGCCACTGCCAAATGCGAACAGGGCACATTCGATTGCAGCAAACGACGAGGCACAACGATTAATCACACACGGCAGAGAAACAATTTCTGAATCGCTCGGTTTTGCAGCAAAAATCAGTCCTGATTTCGGCGGGGGATcaaaccctaaccctaatttCAGCAATTTCAGCAGAGGAGAACACAAACCTCGAAGCCGCCCGTTTTGCGATTACTGCGGTCGGAATGGCCATTTTCGGGCCTCTTGCTACCAGCTGAATGGGTATCCGGGTTCCGACCAGAGAAATCCGAAGGGATCCGGCGCTGGTGGCTCTCGGCCGGGCGGGAGGAACTCGGCGTCTTCTCCCTCGACTCTGCAGAACAAACAAGGCGGTGGAGGAGGAGTCGGGTTTTCGTTTTTTAGGAGGCCCGGGTAACTCCTATTCGGGTGGCCCATCTCATCAGCGCCAAGCCCAACTGAATCGTGGGCAATGGAGGCCCGGTCAGTCAGCCCAACAGGGCTTTCATCATCAGTCGGCCCAACAATCCTTTCAAGGCCCAGGGAACTATACTGCGGCACAGGCCCATGCCGAACTGCCTGCGGACCTTAGTAAACTGGCCCATCTTTCTGAGCCCCAACTACAACAGCTTATGTCAATGATTCCTCGCGATGATGGTGAGATTAATCGTCTAAGTGGTGAGACTTTTGAGCCTATTACCTCAAATCTTGATTAAATTATTGATTCGGGAGCTTCACGACATATGACTGGCAACCTGGATAATCTTTTTGATATTACTCCGGTTAATAATGGTCCAATTATTCATGTTCCAAATGGAACAACAAAAGCTACTTTTATAGGCAAAGTTTCTTTTGGAGTCAATATGATACTTCACAATGTTCTTTATGTGCCGGATTTCAATTGTAACTTATTGTCTGTGGCTCAATTATCTTGGGAACTTAATTGTAGTGTACACTACATTTCTGGTTTATGCTTGATCCAGGACCGCACCTCGGGGAGTATGATT is a genomic window containing:
- the LOC116202754 gene encoding uncharacterized protein LOC116202754 isoform X3, with the protein product MKPFHTGVANSSHLTDELQSCTLADSKHTGEELPLCTTVSQEEPCEEELQQRVPEASCQTENAIFQEEDHATKGGDFDGIFENEAAHGEKYGVLSDDDEDAICKRTRARYSLVSFTLDELESFLQETDDDEDLQNFDDEEEYKKFLAAVLLGGDDDGPATPENGNIDDEDEDNDADFEIELEEALDSDIDDRQTDKTQNLPNDRSRRRPETRQNRRRSISSGNKNKLLEQAKRPLRPLLPLLPVGQNTSTPAANGRSLTADVTPGCSVFAADSGYISGFTPYQIGQLYCLIHEHVQLLIQIYSLCILDPSKQQIASQVQELILEIVDKRDQVLARRNVPYPADLFRAPYLMSSVSDGSRRLHQEQFVMEPFAMNNAEGVNSASDRMEATGDVCPSNQHPENICASRAGSSQMFQGLLSVPIIDGPVLSILDVAPLNLVKNFMDDMSIAVREHRRRRVESSYDIRAEREPLFLLPNFLSAAQVNGDGVRGELPADVNKGPSSSSQPYKKSLAAALVETTKKQSVALVPKEVAKLAQKFFPLFNQALFPHKPPPASVTNRVLFTDAEDELLALGMMEYNTDWKAIQERFLPCKSKHQIFVRQKNRCSSKAPENPIKAVRRMKTSPLTTEEMKYIQEGLKFYKLDWMSVWRFIVPHRDPSLLPRQWRTALGTQKSYKQNALRKEKRRMYEAERRRRKAADLGSWPHGSEKEDFRAEAGGGGDNSSGDDCVDDPEEAYVHEAFLADWRPGISGPMPNQPQRTQITEPLNNQMAVEGQYHVGNIPQYITQSNHLQHPFPASLFSMNQPDQTNPRIETERLVKLAPNLPPVNLPRNVRVLSQSAYRTHQHVVKVGPICETRAAYVPDLHQEDSRVVMERSAGVGEERFNSTELQMHPLLFQVPVDGRLPYYPSNYTTSPSGSFSFFPGKQPQLNLSLFRSPNPMIHGPNSLTRSVTQDVNSTLSGIEFHPLLQRTDDGERNLQSSVRCDNNRGQLASGACPQSPLDKANELDLEIHLSSTSRKNKDLESRDKENLGVTFVADENSDPSCQPLENLPSAGALIERGSQELLNDFDQSYEDAVDDQSHPEIVMEQEELSDSEEEFEEQVEFECEEMADSEEEDMSGTELVSEASNKGDPNLPVEKVHIQPQDVKDQTVHKHCGSDTSAAGNSSNHPSFNLGRTPNPKDKKSSKSWLSLVSSHGEDPAVKKSSSSRPNRSCRKTKEPAKTETDSLTMPPIRRPRKRPCKNS
- the LOC116202754 gene encoding uncharacterized protein LOC116202754 isoform X1, translating into MASCFNGQSSKSEHISKENMISAAESTRQAHGSPIRHEEDEDEDEDIDFNPFLKETLSNETSSSLSSEVEGPEDADCNVMKPFHTGVANSSHLTDELQSCTLADSKHTGEELPLCTTVSQEEPCEEELQQRVPEASCQTENAIFQEEDHATKGGDFDGIFENEAAHGEKYGVLSDDDEDAICKRTRARYSLVSFTLDELESFLQETDDDEDLQNFDDEEEYKKFLAAVLLGGDDDGPATPENGNIDDEDEDNDADFEIELEEALDSDIDDRQTDKTQNLPNDRSRRRPETRQNRRRSISSGNKNKLLEQAKRPLRPLLPLLPVGQNTSTPAANGRSLTADVTPGCSVFAADSGYISGFTPYQIGQLYCLIHEHVQLLIQIYSLCILDPSKQQIASQVQELILEIVDKRDQVLARRNVPYPADLFRAPYLMSSVSDGSRRLHQEQFVMEPFAMNNAEGVNSASDRMEATGDVCPSNQHPENICASRAGSSQMFQGLLSVPIIDGPVLSILDVAPLNLVKNFMDDMSIAVREHRRRRVESSYDIRAEREPLFLLPNFLSAAQVNGDGVRGELPADVNKGPSSSSQPYKKSLAAALVETTKKQSVALVPKEVAKLAQKFFPLFNQALFPHKPPPASVTNRVLFTDAEDELLALGMMEYNTDWKAIQERFLPCKSKHQIFVRQKNRCSSKAPENPIKAVRRMKTSPLTTEEMKYIQEGLKFYKLDWMSVWRFIVPHRDPSLLPRQWRTALGTQKSYKQNALRKEKRRMYEAERRRRKAADLGSWPHGSEKEDFRAEAGGGGDNSSGDDCVDDPEEAYVHEAFLADWRPGISGPMPNQPQRTQITEPLNNQMAVEGQYHVGNIPQYITQSNHLQHPFPASLFSMNQPDQTNPRIETERLVKLAPNLPPVNLPRNVRVLSQSAYRTHQHVVKVGPICETRAAYVPDLHQEDSRVVMERSAGVGEERFNSTELQMHPLLFQVPVDGRLPYYPSNYTTSPSGSFSFFPGKQPQLNLSLFRSPNPMIHGPNSLTRSVTQDVNSTLSGIEFHPLLQRTDDGERNLQSSVRCDNNRGQLASGACPQSPLDKANELDLEIHLSSTSRKNKDLESRDKENLGVTFVADENSDPSCQPLENLPSAGALIERGSQELLNDFDQSYEDAVDDQSHPEIVMEQEELSDSEEEFEEQVEFECEEMADSEEEDMSGTELVSEASNKGDPNLPVEKVHIQPQDVKDQTVHKHCGSDTSAAGNSSNHPSFNLGRTPNPKDKKSSKSWLSLVSSHGEDPAVKKSSSSRPNRSCRKTKEPAKTETDSLTMPPIRRPRKRPCKNS